A segment of the Canis lupus baileyi chromosome 21, mCanLup2.hap1, whole genome shotgun sequence genome:
CATCCAGAACCTATGAATGTGGTCTTTATTGGAATTAAAGTTttgcatatataattaaataagataaataaagtTATAGTGGATTGGGGAAGGCCCAAAATCCACTGTAActgatgtggtttttttttgttttttttttttttttttttgcagataaaTAAAGGTTTAATGATCCATTGTTCTTCACACAGATAACTACAGAGACTTTATGATCCCAGGATAGATATATAACCATGCAACACAAACCAATCAACCAATTCTAAAATAAACTTGGCTTCTTACAACTATCCTGTAAACACTGCAGCCTTTGTTCCATCCAAAATGAGCCTCCTCTCACATGAAAAGTTATCACAGGGGAATGAGAAACCTAGCTTTGTGgccaaaaggaaaaaccaaaggaaaaacagTATCTGGGTGGTGAACTGGTGAGAGCATGATATGCAGTGCCCTTCACTGTGCTGCTTTGCTCTTCTTACTCTTGCTCTTTTTGTCCCTCTTCTTCAGTCCATCCATGTTAGCTCTCAATAGGTTTGAGTAAGCCATCTGAAACGTGTTTACTTCTTTGGAGCTCACCACAGTGCTGATCTTCTTTTTCCCATCAGTAGCTCTTAACAGACACTTGTTGTCTGAGGGCTCAAAGCCCTCTACAGAACCTTTCCTTGGAATGGGTTTAGTTCGACCATTATACTTCTTCAGGGTGATGAACATGCTGCCCGACAACCGGCACTTCTGGAAGAGTCTGGTCAGCTCCGTCAGGAACTGCTCGCTCTCCAGCAGCACCATCCCCGCGCCGCTAGCTCCCAGGCATCAGCATAAGGATGTTCTTATAAGAACGTAAGGGAAATTTGAGCCCAAAAACATAGACATTTGTGGTGGAAGGCCAaatgagaggcagaggctggaTTGGAGTAATGCACCTATAGCCAAGGAACCCCAAGAGTTGCCAACAACCAGCAGAAGCTAGAAGACGCAAGAAAGATTCTTCCTTAGAGTCTTCCGAGGAAACATGAGCCAGGTCACACTTTGCTTTTGGATGTCTGTGGTTtttttgaacattatttttttaaattattaataatacttGGCAATAACAATGAacagttaataaatattaaatgcacCAGGTTTTCTGCCAAGcacttttacatgtgaatattatTTAAAGGTAACACTGTCAACTAAGCAAGAAGCAATCATTTACACTTTTCAAGTAGACTTTTCACTGACCAAAGTAAGAAGTTAGTTAaagtaattttagaaaaacaGCAAGCGGCAGAGCAAGGATTTTCATTCTGGTCTCTGTTACTCCAAAACTCAGGCTCCCAATAGAATTACTATATTTGAAGTAAGACTTTCAAGGTAcagttaaatattcattttactgCAGCTTGTCTAAATATATGGCCACACTTAATTTTTAGCAAAAGTTGGGCACATGTAGGCAGTccataaatacttactgaatgaatgaacacatgcaGCATTGCAGCAATTTTTATATGATAATATTTCTTAAGAAGTTTTTTTTGGCTCTGATATGtagaagtacattttaaaatgaggaaaaaaacctGATTTTATATCATAATATCTGTTACCCAAAAACCAAACTCCTTTCTAATGAAAGCAGCTGCCTCCAAAAGCACAGAAATCAACACAAACATTTATAGGGGCCTCTAAGACCCATAAACTACTCACCAAGCATgaagagcttttcttctaagaatgcTCAAATGGATTATAAAACAATACATTACTTTTATGTTCTCATGGcccattaaatcttttttaatgcAGTATTCTTTTGAATCAGTAAGTTTTGAGTATGCCAAAATAGTGGCACTTGCTCTGGTTTTCATTGCAGTGGGGGCAATTAGTCAATTACTTCTATCTTTTATTGTTACTTCCATAAGCAGTATTAATTCCTCAGCTTAAAAACATTGAATCAGAATATCTATTTTTACTAAAGCAAAGAAGATTTTTAGTCTTGTTCCTTTGAAAGGAAGGTGAAATCTGTTCAAAAAGCAGCAGATCAAATGCTTGAGTTCCTGACATCATGGAGTTAAGAATATAAGTGTCTCACTTGAGAATTTTGCATATAAAGGCAACATCTGA
Coding sequences within it:
- the LOC140613491 gene encoding signal recognition particle 14 kDa protein-like codes for the protein MVLLESEQFLTELTRLFQKCRLSGSMFITLKKYNGRTKPIPRKGSVEGFEPSDNKCLLRATDGKKKISTVVSSKEVNTFQMAYSNLLRANMDGLKKRDKKSKSKKSKAAQ